CATTCACGAGAGCGGACCCTCCGCCGACAGCGACGTTTCCCACAGCGGCACCATGCCGCCCGTACCGGTGGGGCAGATCGGATGTCCGAGGCACCTTGGCGTGGTCGGCCCGGGACCATCTGAAGGAGGAAGTTGTATGTCAACAGTCATCCATCGAAAAGGCCACCGCGAATCGAAGGTCGGTGAGCCGCGTCCTGCCGAGACGACCCGAGATACCGCGGACGAGCAGTCCTCGCCGGCCGATGATCCGGCGTTCGACCCCAGTTTCGCCTTTGTCCGCCCGGCCGGCACCGTCGACGACGACGAGCCCGCCGAACCCACTGCCAAGGTCGGTATCAGCGGCCGCAACGTCGAGATCCCCGAGCATTACCGCATCTATGTCGGCGACAAGCTCGCCAGACTGGAGCGGTTCGATCCCTCCATCTTCCGATTCGACGTCGAGCTGAATCACGAACGCAATCGCAGGCAGTCCAAGGTGTGTCAACAGGTCGAGATCACCGCGATCGGCAAGGGCCCCAAGGCGCGTGCCCAGGCGTGCGGTGAGAACTTCTACGCCGCGCTCGAGGCAGCCCTCGACAAGCTCGAGTCGCGTCTGCGCCGGGTGAAGGACCGTCGGCGGGTCTCCTACGGCAACCGCCGCCCGATCTCGGTCGCCGAGGCCACCGAGATCGGGGCACCGCTGCTGCGTGCCGATCAGTTGAATGCGCAACCGGACCCGGGCGCGGTGAACAACTCGACCGAGAAGGCGTACGACGACGGCGTCGACGATCACGAGCCCGGTCAGGTCGTCCGGATCAAGGAACACGATGCGGTCCCGATGTCGGTCGACGACGCCCTCTACGAGATGGAACTGGTCGGCCACGACTTCTTCCTGTTCCACGACAAGGAGTCGGACAAACCGTCCGTGGTCTACCGGCGGCACGCCTTCGACTATGGGTTGATCCGCCTGGCCTGACACCGATCAGGTTGCGCTCAGCCAGCCGTGAGTACCATGGGATCCGGCCTGTACCGAGTGACAGGCCGGATTTCGTGTGTTGTCGACATGAGTGAGGGACTCGATCAACGGTGCTGAACAAGCTGCTGCGCGTCGGTGAAGGCCGGATGGTCAAGCGTCTGGATGCGATCGCCTCGCATGTCGAGGGCCTCTCGGACGAGGTCGAGGCGCTGACCGACGCCGAACTGCGCGCGAAGACCGACGAATTCAAGGAGCGCATCGCCGACGGTGCGTCGCTCGACGAACTGCTGCCGGAGGCCTTCGCGGTGGCCCGCGAAGCGGCCTGGCGCGTCCTCGAGCAGAAGCACTTCCACGTTCAGATCATGGGCGGCGCCGCGCTGCACTACGGCAACATCGCCGAGATGAAGACCGGAGAGGGCAAGACCCTGACCTGCGTGTTGCCGGCCTACCTGAACGCGCTGTCCGGAGACGGTGTGCACGTGGTCACCGTCAACGACTATCTCGCCAAGCGTGACTCCGAGTGGATGGGTCGCGTCCACCGGTTCCTGGGGCTCGACACCGCGGTGATCCTCACCGGGATGAACTCCGACCAGCGCCGCGAGGCCTACTCCGCCGACATCACCTACGGCACCAACAACGAGTTCGGCTTCGACTACCTGCGCGACAACATGGCGCACACCCTGGCCGACCTGGTTCAGCGCGGCCACAACTACGCCATCGTGGACGAGGTCGACTCGATTCTCGTCGACGAGGCCCGCACCCCGCTGATCATCTCCGGCCCGGCCGAGGGATCGAGCAAGTGGTACGTCGAGTTCGCTCGTATCGCGCCGCTGCTCGAGAAGGACGTGCACTACGAGGTCGACATCAAGAAGAAGACGATCGGCGTGCACGAGGCCGGTGTCGAGTTCGTCGAGGACCAGCTCGGCATCGACAACCTGTATGAGGCCGCGAACTCGCCGCTGGTCAGCTACCTGAACAACTCGATCAAGGTCAAGGAACTGTTCCACCGGGACAAGGACTACATCGTCCGCAACGGTGACGTGCTGATCGTCGACGAGTTCACCGGTCGCGTTCTGGACGGCCGCCGCTTCAACGAGGGCCTGCACCAGGCCATAGAGGCCAAGGAACACGTCGAGATCAAGGCCGAGAACCAGACCCTGGCCACGATCACACTGCAGAACTACTTCCGCATGTACGACAAGCTCGCCGGCATGACGGGTACCGCCGAGACCGAGGCCGCCGAGTTCGACCAGATCTACAAGCTCGGTGTGCTGCCCATCCCGACCAACAAGCCGATGGTCCGCAAGGATCAGACCGACCTGATCTACAAGACCGAAGAGGCCAAGTTCGACGCCGTCGTCGACGACATCACCGAGCGGCACGAGAAGGGCCAGCCGGTGCTGATCGGTACCACCAGCGTCGAGCGATCGGAATACCTGTCCCGCCAGCTCGAGCGTCGCGGCATCCCGCACAACGTGCTGAACGCGAAGTTCCACGAGCAGGAGGCGCAGATCATCGCGGAGGCCGGTCGGACCGGTGCGGTCACCGTCGCCACCAACATGGCCGGCCGCGGTACCGACGTCGTGCTCGGCGGCAACCCCGACATCATCGCCGACACCCGCCTGCGCAAGGCAGGGCTCGATCCGGTCAACACCCCCGACGAGTACGAGGCGGCATGGCCCGAGGCCATCGAGGTGGCCCGTACCGCTGCGGCCGAGGAGGCCGAGGCGGTCAAGGAGGCCGGTGGTCTGTACGTGCTCGGCACCGAGCGTCACGAATCGCGCCGCATCGACAACCAGCTGCGTGGTCGTTCCGGACGCCAGGGGGACCCGGGTGAATCGCGGTTCTACCTCTCGCTGGGTGACGAGCTGATGCGTCGATTCAACGGTGCCGCACTCGAATCCATCATGAACCGGGTCAATCTGCCCGACGACGTGCCGATCGAGGCGAAGATGGTCACCAAGGCCATCCGGAGCGCGCAGACACAGGTCGAGCAGCAGAACTTCGAGGTCCGCAAGAACGTCCTCAAGTACGACGAGGTGATGAACGAGCAGCGCAAGGTCATCTACGGCGAGCGCCGCACCATCCTCGAGGGCGAGGACCATCGCGCCGAAGTGCAGACCATGATCGACGACGTAGTCGGCGCCTACGTGGAGGGCGCAACGGCAGAGGGCTACGCCGAGGACTGGGATCTCGACGAGTTGTGGAACGCGATCCGCACCCTCTACCCGGTCACACTCGACCCGAAGAAGGTCGTCGGCGAGAACGAGTTCGGTGAGCGCGACGACATCAGCGCCGACGAACTCAAGGAGACCCTCGTCGCCGACGCGCACCAGGCGTACGAGGCTCGCGAGGCCGAGATCGAGGAGATCGCCGGCGAGGACGCCATGCGCCAGCTCGAACGCACCATCCTGCTCACGGTGCTCGACCGCAAGTGGCAGGACCACCTCTACGAGATGGACTACCTGCGCGAAGGCATTCACCTGCGCTCGATGGCGCAGCGCGACCCGGTGGTCGAGTACCAGCGCGAGGGTTACGACATGTTCACCGGCATGCTCGAGGGCCTCAAGGAGGAGACACTCCAGTTCCTGTACAACGTGCAGGTCCAGACCGAGCCGGCGCCGGCGGCCGCTGCCCCGGCGTCGGTCCCCGCGGCGGCGCTTGCCGGGTCCGGGAATGGTGGCACGCCTGCCGCCGCACCGGTCACCGACCAGCAGGAGGTGCCGGCGGCACTGCGTGCGGTCGGGGTCGAGCAGTCCGACGTCCCGATGACGTACTCCGGTCCGGCCGAGGGCGGCGGAACCGAGGTCCACTCGGCGGAGGAGGAGCTCGACGATCCGGCACTGGTGTCGGCGAGCCGGCGGGAACGTCGCGCTGCTGCCCGGGACACCGCGAAGGGCGGCCGCGCCAAGCCGCCGAAGGCGAAGAAGCGCCGCCGCTGAGGCCGCGCACGTCGACGCTCGATCCCTGAACAGCGGCGCAGCGGGGATGGGCGGAACGTCAGGCAAAGGCCTGCAAAAGTATTTCGGTCGGATGTGGAACCGACGACGACCCCGCTGCGTCCGATACTCATGGAGACGCCTCGAGTCCTGATCCGGCCGGCCCCGCCCTACGAGCCACCGGGCCGACCCACGGATACGCCCGGGCCAATGGCGCCGGGTCCGCCCGCCGTCGTCTCGTCTGACGCGCCGCGAGCGGCCGGGTCGCCGGTCACCGTCGCCCGAGGCGCCTCGCCCCGCGCCCTGGCCGTCGCGACCACCGAGGCGCGGCGGTTCTCCATAGGCACGCTGACCCTGCTGCTCGAGATCATCGACCGCCGTCGCGGCCTGAACCAACTCGAGGCCCATGCGCCCGCCCACCTGCTCGAGCAGGTGGCGACGCTGGTGCGCATGCACGACTCGTCGCGCCGTGGATCGACGCGCCAGGGATCGACGCGCCAGGGATCGACACGGGGCGGCGCATCGTCGGTGCACGACAATGCGGCCACCCTGCGTCGGGTGCACATCCAGATGTGCGGGCCGGGGGCTGCAGAGATCTTCGGCAGCTATCGACGAGGCGAGCGGGTGCGGGCGTTCGCGGCGCGGATCGAGCAGATGCCGTGCCGGGTGCGGTCACCGAGAGGTCAGTCCCGGGTCGGCCTGTCACGAATGGTCGAATACCGTTGGCAGCTGGTCGCTTTCACGCTCGTCTGAGTGTGTGGCGGTACTTCACACACCGGCCCCGGAGGGCGACACCAGGATCTTGACCGCTGTCTCGTTGCGGTGGATCAGGGTCTCATATCCCTCGTCGATCAGGTTGTCGAGGCCGATCCTCCCGGTGATGAACGGCGCGAGGTCGACCTTGCCCTCCTCGACCAGCGCGATCGCTGCGGGATGATCGTTGACGTAGGCGATGGTGCCGCGCATGTCGATCTCCTTGAGCACCAGCTTCTGCATCTCGACCGATCCCGGGTGGCTCCAGATCGACACGACGACGAGCACACCGGTGGGCTTCAGGGCGTCGAAGAGGGTGTCGAGGGCCGGCTGCACGGAGGTGCACTCGAACCCGACGTCGGCGCCGCGGCCGTCGACGGTCAGCTCCTTGACCCTGGCGACGACGTCCTCGCTGGTGGGGTCGACGATGTGGTCGCCGACCCCGGCGTCGAGGGCCTTCTGACGTCGCATCGAACTCGGTTCGCTGATGATCGTCGTGATGCCGCGCGCCTTGCAGACCGCGGCGGTGAGCAGACCGATCGGGCCGGCGCCGGTGATCAGGGCGACCGCGCCCGCTTGTGCGCCGCTGCGTTCGACGGCGTGGTAGCCGACCGACAGCGGTTCGATGAGGGCGGCCTGATCGAGTGGGATGCTCGACGAGATCGGGTGCACCCAGCGACGCTTCACCGAGATCTTCTCCGCGAGCCCGCCGCCGCAGCCGCCGAGCCCGATGAAATTCATGTCCGCCGACAGGTGATAGTCGTGGCTGGCCGGTCCGGTGTCGACATCGTCGTACAGGATGTACGGCTCCACGACGACATGATCGCCGACCGACACGTCGTCGACGTCGGGGCCCACCGCGTACACGACCCCGGACATCTCGTGTCCGATGGTGACCGGCGCACTCTCCTTGCTGATGGGTTGGGGATGACCGGCCGGCGGGATGAAGATCGGTCCCTCGGCGTATTCATGCAGGTCCGTACCGCAGATCCCGCACCAGGCGACGTCGATCCCCACCATGCCGGGGCCCACCTCGGGTTCGGTGATCTCTTCGATCCTGATGTCGCCCCGGTCGTAGTAGCGTGCTGCCCGCATGATGATCTCCCTCGTCGCTGATGGGTGTACCGCTGATGGGTGTACCGCTGTCCTGACTTCACCGTCGCGGGAGGGCGTGGTCAACGGTTGCACCCGGTTGCACCCGGTTACAGCGGACCGGTGGATCGGCGGGGCGGCCGGCGTCATGACACTAGGATCATCGGTGTGGTGAACCGACTCTCCCCGCGCGATGCGATGTATTACTTCCTCGACGAGTCCGGTTCCACGACGCATCTGGGTGCACTGCTCATCCTCGATCCACATGACCTGGAAAAGCGCGCTGCCGCACGTGCTTCCCGATCCAAGAAGGCGACGTCGGCGGTCGATCCCGGGACGGCACAGGGTTCGTCGGGTACCACCTCGGGTGCCACACCTGTGACCCTGGACTACCCGCGCCTCGTCGCGCTGGTCGAGAATCGTCTGCAACTCGTCCCGCGATATCGCCAGGTGGTGCGGGAGGTGACGCTCGGACTCGCCCGTCCGGTCTGGGTGGACGACCCCGATTTCGACATCAACTTCCACATCCGACGCTCCGGTCTCCCGCGTCCGGGCGAGACCGCGCAACTCCAGGACCTGATCGCCCGGGTGATGTCGCGACCGCTGGACCGGACCCGACCGCTGTGGGAGATGTACCTGATCGAGGGTCTGCCCGACGGCAAGCTGGCCATCCTCACCAAGACCCACCGGTGCATGGTCGGTGGTGACTGGACGCTCGAGATCAGCGAGGTCATCTGCGACGAGGTGCGTGCCGTCGAGCCGCTGCCCGAGGATCTGTGGATGCCGGGGTCTCCGCCCGGCAGCACCAATCTCGCAATCGGCGCGCTGGCCGAGGCGCTCTCGCGGCCCGGCGATCTGGTGGATTCGTTGGTACACGGGAACTCGGTGATCGCGGATCTGCGGACGACCGCGGAAGTCGCGCTGCGCCGGGTCGGC
This sequence is a window from Gordonia insulae. Protein-coding genes within it:
- a CDS encoding wax ester/triacylglycerol synthase domain-containing protein, producing MVNRLSPRDAMYYFLDESGSTTHLGALLILDPHDLEKRAAARASRSKKATSAVDPGTAQGSSGTTSGATPVTLDYPRLVALVENRLQLVPRYRQVVREVTLGLARPVWVDDPDFDINFHIRRSGLPRPGETAQLQDLIARVMSRPLDRTRPLWEMYLIEGLPDGKLAILTKTHRCMVGGDWTLEISEVICDEVRAVEPLPEDLWMPGSPPGSTNLAIGALAEALSRPGDLVDSLVHGNSVIADLRTTAEVALRRVGGIVQQITDSAPSSRLNSSTTSTRIFAVASVPRRGCAKIADRYDCTVNDVELAIISGVMRRWMLSFDESVQSGDTVRVVLPLSARDPAIERRVDADGRWITVGKPSFVTDLPVGEDNPAVRLAQVAGLANRHAQSSRRLSMGPQPLLPELGVVPFPELSSRAFRSLNRRNYNVPVAMGTSPVAGRYVAGCPVAEMFAIPTLMAQRALAITITDYHNTLQFAFLADRGVISDLPAMTDYVTESYEELLATK
- a CDS encoding 2,3-butanediol dehydrogenase, coding for MRAARYYDRGDIRIEEITEPEVGPGMVGIDVAWCGICGTDLHEYAEGPIFIPPAGHPQPISKESAPVTIGHEMSGVVYAVGPDVDDVSVGDHVVVEPYILYDDVDTGPASHDYHLSADMNFIGLGGCGGGLAEKISVKRRWVHPISSSIPLDQAALIEPLSVGYHAVERSGAQAGAVALITGAGPIGLLTAAVCKARGITTIISEPSSMRRQKALDAGVGDHIVDPTSEDVVARVKELTVDGRGADVGFECTSVQPALDTLFDALKPTGVLVVVSIWSHPGSVEMQKLVLKEIDMRGTIAYVNDHPAAIALVEEGKVDLAPFITGRIGLDNLIDEGYETLIHRNETAVKILVSPSGAGV
- the secA gene encoding preprotein translocase subunit SecA, producing the protein MLNKLLRVGEGRMVKRLDAIASHVEGLSDEVEALTDAELRAKTDEFKERIADGASLDELLPEAFAVAREAAWRVLEQKHFHVQIMGGAALHYGNIAEMKTGEGKTLTCVLPAYLNALSGDGVHVVTVNDYLAKRDSEWMGRVHRFLGLDTAVILTGMNSDQRREAYSADITYGTNNEFGFDYLRDNMAHTLADLVQRGHNYAIVDEVDSILVDEARTPLIISGPAEGSSKWYVEFARIAPLLEKDVHYEVDIKKKTIGVHEAGVEFVEDQLGIDNLYEAANSPLVSYLNNSIKVKELFHRDKDYIVRNGDVLIVDEFTGRVLDGRRFNEGLHQAIEAKEHVEIKAENQTLATITLQNYFRMYDKLAGMTGTAETEAAEFDQIYKLGVLPIPTNKPMVRKDQTDLIYKTEEAKFDAVVDDITERHEKGQPVLIGTTSVERSEYLSRQLERRGIPHNVLNAKFHEQEAQIIAEAGRTGAVTVATNMAGRGTDVVLGGNPDIIADTRLRKAGLDPVNTPDEYEAAWPEAIEVARTAAAEEAEAVKEAGGLYVLGTERHESRRIDNQLRGRSGRQGDPGESRFYLSLGDELMRRFNGAALESIMNRVNLPDDVPIEAKMVTKAIRSAQTQVEQQNFEVRKNVLKYDEVMNEQRKVIYGERRTILEGEDHRAEVQTMIDDVVGAYVEGATAEGYAEDWDLDELWNAIRTLYPVTLDPKKVVGENEFGERDDISADELKETLVADAHQAYEAREAEIEEIAGEDAMRQLERTILLTVLDRKWQDHLYEMDYLREGIHLRSMAQRDPVVEYQREGYDMFTGMLEGLKEETLQFLYNVQVQTEPAPAAAAPASVPAAALAGSGNGGTPAAAPVTDQQEVPAALRAVGVEQSDVPMTYSGPAEGGGTEVHSAEEELDDPALVSASRRERRAAARDTAKGGRAKPPKAKKRRR
- a CDS encoding Rv3235 family protein, whose amino-acid sequence is MAPGPPAVVSSDAPRAAGSPVTVARGASPRALAVATTEARRFSIGTLTLLLEIIDRRRGLNQLEAHAPAHLLEQVATLVRMHDSSRRGSTRQGSTRQGSTRGGASSVHDNAATLRRVHIQMCGPGAAEIFGSYRRGERVRAFAARIEQMPCRVRSPRGQSRVGLSRMVEYRWQLVAFTLV
- the hpf gene encoding ribosome hibernation-promoting factor, HPF/YfiA family → MSTVIHRKGHRESKVGEPRPAETTRDTADEQSSPADDPAFDPSFAFVRPAGTVDDDEPAEPTAKVGISGRNVEIPEHYRIYVGDKLARLERFDPSIFRFDVELNHERNRRQSKVCQQVEITAIGKGPKARAQACGENFYAALEAALDKLESRLRRVKDRRRVSYGNRRPISVAEATEIGAPLLRADQLNAQPDPGAVNNSTEKAYDDGVDDHEPGQVVRIKEHDAVPMSVDDALYEMELVGHDFFLFHDKESDKPSVVYRRHAFDYGLIRLA